One window from the genome of Actinomycetota bacterium encodes:
- the folD gene encoding bifunctional methylenetetrahydrofolate dehydrogenase/methenyltetrahydrofolate cyclohydrolase FolD, translated as MTANIIDGRALAAQIKEEVKSGVEKLKSEKGIVPGLGVILVGENPASEVYVRNKARACECVGIYSETIKLPEDISEEELLNYVDKLNNREDIHGILVQLPLPEHINSEKILFAISPDKDVDGFHPINVGKLTTGEETFYPCTPSGIIEIIKRQGIEIKGKEAVIIGRSNIVGKPVAFLLLHNHATVTICHSRTVDLPKVAKRADILIVAVGKPFIVTDEYVKPGAIVIDVGINRIKKEDASEELLNWRKDAFEKRGSTLVGDVDFLKVKEIAGYLTPVPGGVGPLTVAMLMKNTLKSAKKSQ; from the coding sequence ATTATTGATGGGAGGGCTTTAGCTGCACAAATAAAGGAAGAGGTAAAATCAGGAGTTGAAAAACTAAAATCAGAAAAAGGTATAGTTCCTGGTTTAGGTGTTATATTAGTTGGTGAAAATCCAGCTTCTGAGGTGTATGTGAGAAATAAAGCAAGAGCATGTGAATGTGTTGGAATATATTCTGAAACTATAAAATTGCCTGAGGATATTTCTGAAGAAGAACTACTTAATTATGTTGATAAATTGAACAATAGAGAAGATATTCATGGAATATTAGTTCAACTTCCTCTACCTGAACATATTAATTCAGAAAAAATACTTTTTGCTATTTCTCCAGATAAAGATGTTGACGGATTTCATCCAATAAATGTTGGAAAACTCACAACTGGTGAAGAAACATTCTATCCCTGTACACCATCTGGAATTATAGAGATAATAAAAAGACAAGGAATTGAGATAAAGGGTAAAGAAGCAGTAATTATTGGCAGAAGTAATATTGTGGGAAAGCCAGTAGCTTTCCTTCTTCTACATAATCATGCTACTGTTACTATATGTCACTCAAGAACTGTTGATTTACCAAAAGTTGCGAAACGAGCTGACATTTTAATTGTAGCAGTAGGTAAACCATTTATTGTTACAGATGAATATGTTAAACCTGGTGCGATAGTTATAGATGTTGGAATAAATAGAATAAAAAAGGAGGATGCATCGGAGGAGCTTCTAAATTGGAGAAAGGATGCTTTTGAGAAGAGAGGTTCTACATTAGTAGGTGATGTTGATTTTCTAAAAGTTAAAGAAATTGCAGGATATCTAACTCCAGTTCCTGGTGGAGTGGGACCACTGACTGTTGCAATGTTGATGAAAAATACTTTAAAGTCCGCAAAAAAATCACAATGA